From the Bombus affinis isolate iyBomAffi1 chromosome 4, iyBomAffi1.2, whole genome shotgun sequence genome, the window AacatcatatatatttttttattataaatcggCTAATGTAAGAAATTTATATTGAAAGTATACATTGTTTAAACAACTACATTATAAATTAccttatattataaatatgtttaaatttaatttaactaatttatttttcaaaattctaaAATTCAAAATTTCTGCTATATGTTATCATTTCCATTGCCCTGCGGATGAAACTTAAGCATGTTGTTTTCTAATACATTATTTGATACAACTAAAAAATACTATAGAAATGTAAAAAACTataagtaaatattaatatcagcacTATAAGTATATTCAGGtagagaaaaataataataagcgTGAAGATACAGACTGTACAATGTCCAAGttgattattaaataaaaaggccaaaataaaattacattattcATTGTTAATTTTATTGTTATGTTTACAATACTTAACAATGTTATGTACCAAATTAAAATACTGATTATTAAAAGATAAAGTAATTTTTGATCAATGAATGTGGAAGAGCAGATTATAATGAAGTGTCTGATTTTAGGAATGATTCTGAGTACCTTTTATTACCATATTATTTTTTAGATCATTATTTAGGTACGTATAAGGAatacattttaccaattaaattcagtatttaataataagtaatataattataaatatacagatacaacagaatttaaaatattgtttaataTGAACtactaattttatatttatattcttttccgACATTAGATCTGCTCTGACTGTGCAATAATATTACCTGTTGCCATGTGTAAGTGTAAATGTTTGCTCCAGGTTACTTCTTGAGACTGAGGTTCTGTATATTGATGGATAAATTTTAAATGCAGTTTTTTTTTGTTCAACCTACGCTGAAACACAGTATGTATTCTAtacaaaatgtaatttaaaagtaataaataaaaatcacaGATTTTTCCTgaagaataatattttatgaaataaaataataaaagttttacCTGCGATGCCTGCAATTGCTTCTGAAGCAAAATATTTGACATCCACGTCACTGTCTGTATTGAGCTTATCAAGTACAGGTTTTACTTGAGCTTGTACAGCACACGGTTCAAGATAAGGACCGATTTTTTGAAGAGTTTTAGCAACATTAAATCGTACATTAGCGACATTATCAGTGGCCATTCCCAAGACAGTCGGAAGCATCACCCTCGTTGTTATTTCTTGACCACATACTTCTGCCAATACCTAGGGAAAACGAATgacaaaaaaattataaattactacataaaaaatgaaataatttactTACATTGATGCAAAATAAACATGTCATTCTGTGAAGATAGTTTTGATCCCTTGACATTGCTAAAACCTTAGGTATTACAGTATTCTGTGCCCATTCAGGACCGAATTTTTCTACCagttttttcaaatttaacgTAGCTGCTTCTCTGATGGCATAAACGTGATCTACTAACCAAGTCATACATAAggaatttagtttttcatcaaAGAATTCTACTCCAAGTTGTCCAGCTAACAATGGCATGTATCTAggacatataaataaataaataaatatatatatatatatatatatatatatatatgtacattacattttacattatataaaaaaagtttaatttcaataatttctatattaacgtcataatatatttgaaaaattcttaCTCTATGATGGCATATCTTACACGCCATTTTGAATCTTCGGCTAATTCTACAATAGCTGGTAGAAGAGATTGTGAAAGTTGTTGTATGCCAATAACTTCGTTAACACATTCTAAATTGCTGATAATATTTAAGCGAACTTCTGAACATTCATCTCTGAGTTGTGATAAAAATAATGGTAACAAATGTTCGATTGTACTgcaaatttaagaaatttagaattaattttagaattatttttatattatttcaaacatatttatataattaaataaatatatatttatttacttgtATTTTCCAAGTATTGGactaagacccattataacacTTGCTAAAGCTGATTTTACATGTTGGTTTGGATCTGATACAAGTTCTTTAACTATTGGTAATATTTGTGTCATAATGATAGATTCTTGATTGGATTTATCGAGATTCTGACAAAAGTCGCGCACTTTGTCAGCTGCTGCAGCTCGAACTTCAGCTTCGATATCTTTCAATAGTACTTGAAATGCTGGTACAAGATCTGTTTTTGTAATTTCTGGACCTACAGCTTTTTGAAgcttaaataaaaattgaagttgattaaaattaatcaaaattaatattatttaaatatttattacaaataaaaaagatatgtaAAAATAGCTTACATCTGTGAATTTATCTgcgaccatataacgtacacgCCACGACTGATCGCTTGCACATTGTCTAAGTGTAGGCATAACTAATTGCTCTACATCTTCTTGTGGTAATAATGCTGCAATGCTAACACAAGCTTCAATTGCCAAGAGACGTACTGAATCCTATAAAATATGATGtaaatattaatgatattaatattttaaaatt encodes:
- the LOC126915283 gene encoding serine/threonine-protein phosphatase 2A 65 kDa regulatory subunit A alpha isoform isoform X1 produces the protein MAASDSTTDDSLYPIAVLIDELKNEDVQLRLNSIKKLSTIALALGIERTRSELIPFLTESMYDEDEVLLALAEQLGQFTPLVGGPEYVYCLLKPLESLATVEETVVRDKAVESLRTIAAQHSSTDLEEQFVPLINRLATGDWFTSRTSACGLFSVCYQRVNPSVKACLRNHFRNLCQDDTPMARRSAASHLGEFAKVMEIEYVKADLIPMFVILAQDEQDSVRLLAIEACVSIAALLPQEDVEQLVMPTLRQCASDQSWRVRYMVADKFTDLQKAVGPEITKTDLVPAFQVLLKDIEAEVRAAAADKVRDFCQNLDKSNQESIIMTQILPIVKELVSDPNQHVKSALASVIMGLSPILGKYNTIEHLLPLFLSQLRDECSEVRLNIISNLECVNEVIGIQQLSQSLLPAIVELAEDSKWRVRYAIIEYMPLLAGQLGVEFFDEKLNSLCMTWLVDHVYAIREAATLNLKKLVEKFGPEWAQNTVIPKVLAMSRDQNYLHRMTCLFCINVLAEVCGQEITTRVMLPTVLGMATDNVANVRFNVAKTLQKIGPYLEPCAVQAQVKPVLDKLNTDSDVDVKYFASEAIAGIAG
- the LOC126915283 gene encoding serine/threonine-protein phosphatase 2A 65 kDa regulatory subunit A alpha isoform isoform X2, with the translated sequence MAASDSTTDDSLYPIAVLIDELKNEDVQLRLNSIKKLSTIALALGIERTRSELIPFLTESMYDEDEVLLALAEQLGQFTPLVGGPEYVYCLLKPLESLATVEETVVRDKAVESLRTIAAQHSSTDLEEQFVPLINRLATGDWFTSRTSACGLFSVCYQRVNPSVKACLRNHFRNLCQDDTPMARRSAASHLGEFAKVMEIEYVKADLIPMFVILAQDEQDSVRLLAIEACVSIAALLPQEDVEQLVMPTLRQCASDQSWRVRYMVADKFTDLQKAVGPEITKTDLVPAFQVLLKDIEAEVRAAAADKVRDFCQNLDKSNQESIIMTQILPIVKELVSDPNQHVKSALASVIMGLSPILGKYNTIEHLLPLFLSQLRDECSEVRLNIISNLECVNEVIGIQQLSQSLLPAIVELAEDSKWRVRYAIIEYMPLLAGQLGVEFFDEKLNSLCMTWLVDHVYAIREAATLNLKKLVEKFGPEWAQNTVIPKVLAMSRDQNYLHRMTCLFCINVLAEVCGQEITTRVMLPTVLGMATDNVANVRFNVAKTLQKIGPYLEPCAVQAQVKPVLDKLNTDSDVDVKYFASEAIAGIAA